TTAAATAatagcgccaaacacagtgcgatcagcttGAAACGCGTATCAGCGCCTACATGACtctaggaatacttcacgcattgcgccaaacggtgCGGTCGGCACGGAGcacttattagcgcctacaagactgcatgaatacttcacgcattgcgcgtacgccACGGTGCGCGCTTCAATGTTCGTTATTTCCCGGTGTCTGACATACCGCCTGCGGTGTACACTATTTCCGACCAGTGTACACAAGAAGCCTGCAATCCCAGGATTGAAGAATCACTGagattttgcacccctgaaTAGTAACGTAGTCTACGGAAACCGAAATTTGAGTATTTGATGCCGGAGTCTAGAGGAGTGTTCTCATGAGACTATCATGTGGTTGACACTCTACAGCctcatcgacggtgtaagtcgacaatcacataactcagtttgcgacgtcgcagacttcctgtgtAACTTTACGTTTTAAGCGGAAAattactcaatggcaattcttcaaaatggccgtgatttttcctctctgttcgaagaaaattctgcaaaaacttcaaggaatgatgtcaatttgttttcctttgaaaaaataatatagaggcggagattttttgacaccgcaaacgagatatgtgattgcggacttacgtcGTCGACATGTGATTTGATCCCAGCTTTTTTTGACGCACGGACTGTATGGATGGACGTGCATACGTGTAACGCAGTTTTCATTCGAAATAGTGACATGCTGTAAAGAATGCATAAAAATGTCGTTCCGACATAGGTTTATCAATAATAATAATcaattcattttaattaatcGTGGACTTAGaacatttgtttttcctttactttttggaccttgaaattttatttttcctgttttaCTTATAACTTTCTCCCTATCTTTCCCAATTTTCCTTCCTTACATTTAtcaggattttttctttttttgtttattttgttatGTAATTTATTTGTTCTCTAAATTACAGATCGAGGTGGAAACTATCTTAGCACTCAATGGACACCTCGCCGCTCCCAATAACATTAACAATTTCAACGTGCCAAATAACAAAGTTCCCAGGGTAAGTAATTTGCAccttttggtttttctcttattAAAAAGTAATAGAGAATTTAcatgtgtctgaaatttgatgaatttcgtgtttaagtggaaattactgagtgagctgaacatgaggatacccttggttcatgaattgaacaattattggagaagatatgacaaaatgatctaatctgcaaaaatacatgtgtttaaatgggaaatgccgccagatgacgtcacttgaCGGTTCATTttatcacttttaaatctatttttatactatttcccatatcagaaattgtttaaaaaaattactatgaaatcagctctttaagcactctcagatgaagcaataaaaaatttgcatgctcTCCATTCGTGAAATATTTATAGGGCTGCACCTTTTCTGTTTTTACGACAAAATAtaatcacgaacaaaatttcaagaatttcttTCACACCCATTTATAAATCGGCCTCTGTTAGACGAGCGTAAGTCCAAGCCACGAGCCCTAGAGTTCAGATCAATGAAACTAAAATGTGAATGTGAAAGAGActttaaaatcaatatttttaatggatttaagtgGAGAAAGTACCGTGTCgccaactttcaataatcgctGTTGGATCCCGCCAAGGGCCTGGATGAATCACGTAAAAACTCTGaatacagggttgccgcagtcagggaaaaccgggaagtgtcagggaattctaaaaagtcagggaaaataacgaaaatgtcagggaaaatttgttaaatcaccttcatttgctccctagaatgggtttgaggtttcaaacaacacattttacctaaaaactattttcaattatgtcttcttaaccatctctcttctcaatcgagcaatgttcatttcccaccatgtgttgttccgTATCCTCAATATCGTCGtagaatttcatcaaaatttggcagggaaatcagggaaatgtcagagaatttcattttctaaatcctgtggcaaccctgacaatGTCAACAATCCGCCCGTCGTCGGGCCTCGAGTTTCCCGACCCCGGCGTTAAATATAACTCTCGAAAGTAGGTATACGGTCCATTCCGTATACTCGATCCGCGATCACGGTTTCCCGATcgatagcccccccccccccccccccctcccgccgccGTAGGTTGCAGTTATGcaggccggcgcggcgcggcgattcAAGTTCAATGTGAAAATGGAGCAAACCAATTCTCATGGCTCCGCGCGTcatatcgacaggtgataggaTGACCCCGGAGATGGTGCcgaggaggggtggggggggggataatatgaggtgtgcagttgtacttagCCACCAGAGCGGAATGACATTGATCCTGATTCTCTGGTATCGGTATCAGCCCGTGTTACGTTCGCGTAGTTCGCGCACGCTGCGCCGATCCTTGCGCAGGCGCAGTCTGGTCGTCTCTGCGGCCGAAAATATgatattgatggctaaattGCGAAACGGCGTATCTCCATGCGGTGTCTAcgaatttctgctcctattttattttttcgaagaggaacgaGCCAGGGTATCCAGGTCGtctatggagatgttgcatgtgtgaggaattcgcgatttgactattgattcttatgtaaaagttcgcgagaaacacgatggtgccgctggttttctctgaaatcaactcccaagctcaagaaaagctctcaagttgaggccaaaatggaggggatatcccacgctatcctgagagcccacatctacatcaagacaaactctccatgcaagatagggagcaaatacattggcagggctgccaATTTAtgtggggactccaaaactgaaaacacggcatccctgctaatgtatttgctccctctctttgcatggagagttcgtcttgatgtagaggtgcactctcaggatagcgttggacatcccctccattttggcctcaacttgagagcttttcttgagcttgggagttgatttcagagaaaaccagtggcaccatcgtaaaACAACAGATCACTTTTCTATCATCGtttctttttaaaacttccgagagccctttttaaaaataaaatggaagtcTATTGCGGGAGGTATTGAATCGAAGGTCTTTTTGAATAAACGAAAACCTCTTCTGATTGCGGGCCGGAAGCTCTGCAAATGAGCTGAAATAAAGAGGACAGAGTGGCTTAGAACTGAAAAGACTGCGCTCTCAAAAACGGGTGccacaaaaatcaatttttctcgaagtttttGTCTATGCAATATACATTGTTATGAATTAATTCATGCATTGGGTATTTAGACACAAACAATTTCATTTGACGTTTGAAATATAGCAAAAATAGAGACATATGATACGCAGCTTCAAATCCTGCCAGTCACGATGGACTGGAGATTTTTCAGAGGTACTGCAATAATGCACCGAAGAGCAAATACGCGGGTGGCCATCTCTCGGCTTGTAGCCCCTTCAAATACTGAAGCTGCAATTACTCATACACTAATACCTCTTCCTGTGTTACAACCGGTCAATTGAAGGCGATCGAATGTGAAACTCTAACGCCAGCTTACGAAGTTACGACCCTTCAACCAGATTACAGTTTCTGAGTTTACAGAATGACTTTGGTGAGGGAGTACTTAGAAAACGGAGCAAAAGACTGGGGAACATAGTGTTTACCGAAAGGGAAGGGCGGATTACGCTCgtgaatttcaattttgtttttcattgacCATCGACCCTTATGAAATAATGCACCCTCTAACTTACTTTATATCGATCGCTATGGTCCAAAAATGTGTTTGTgtattgcaattttctttttctaatattttaaacgaaaacaaaccaacagttaaaaaaaaaaaatcttctctcttttaaaaattttaggaaacttTGTTGAGCTTTATCctataaaaatgaagtttggtccagggtatctacaagtccgggaagtccgaaaatagtaccgcttttttaagggcggtccggaagtactgaaaaagtgcgaaaattccgcaaaaaggtccggaattgtcTTTAATGTTTGTCATTTTTGgcggaaatttttcgaatttcgtcaaatggaagtactgaaaaagcacggaatttttctgtcagaggaggtactgaatttcttgagaatgtactgaaaaagtacggtaaaagtacttatttttgaccagcctgttttagtagacaccctgttgatcTGAAATGTCAAGAAAATTCAATAGAATACGCATTTTTCAGCCTTAGCCATTTCAAGTCAATGTCGCTTGATACCTTCTCGCTAAACTCTTCCTACTTCGCCGTTAAGGTGAAGGGTCACCTACAATTCGATTATTAATACTAACTTTCCTCCTaatgtggaaattttttttcgatctATTCCTTGATATGAAAAGTTCTCGAAAAAATTCAGACCTGGTTGCAAGCTTTCAATCGTTTTCTGAAAACAGTCATGATAGTTTCTTgaaaaaagaatgaatgaaAGTATTTAATCTAGATGATAATCAGCATTGAATAGAGATTAGAAAAAGTCGTTACAATCGCGGAACACAATGGACGCAAGTCACCGAACCTTCCTCTACATATACATCGAGTTTATCCGCGTTGTTTTTTTGAACGTATTTTGGAACTTACCCAAACTTGAATTAGCTGTTTTTGTGGTCGCGAAAGACTTGGAATGAATAGTATGCTGAGGCTCGCCTGTGAAGACGAtcttttttagttaaatttatGGTTAATGGTTGAATTACGCCTCAACGAGATGCATCTGAAATCTTGAATGTGCCACCCTAAGTGTTAAATTTTCTATCATGGAGACAAGATCGCGCAGTCGTATTCCTATATTGAAAGCTTCAGTTAGGGTGAGTGAATCGAAAGTATTTGttagtgttttaaactcggtaccCCTCGACTATGCACGTGAATATAGAACACGGAAAAGAGGGCTTTCCAATTCGTACTCCGTTCTGTGTAATTTGTATTTTGAAACCTGTTGCTGCAAGCCCCTTAAATTTCAATTTACCTAATATCCAATAGATTCACAGCACACCCAGTTTgatattcaataatttcaaCCACACCCAGTTTgatattcaataatttcaaCAAGTTCAAAAACATATTGTTTATTAAATCAAATATCACAAAAATAATCTTTACAATTACAAAAAAGTAAACTAACttatttctagaaaaaatagtGGAATGGATTAATTTCGAAGAGTAAGGTCATGAGTTcagatatttttaaagaaaaccgtAATACTCCTATGAGTTTAAGGTTCTTTAAGGTTTGCGCATTTCAATCGGTTTTGATTTTCGTTAATAATGATAATGAACGTTCGAAAATATCAttctttctgcaaaattttcgtttcgcctgaaatttttttggataattgTCTCACAAAATAGTCAATTAGCTAGTGCTGGTAACTAAGGTTTGTAAAGGTTGAATTTGAGTGAAACTTAGAGTACAGAATagaatagaaaaagaagacgaatGACTCGAGGAATAACACTAATGGTTCGatattcgatcgattcatggtaAAGACCGAATACATACGGTATCTGCTTTTTCCGGTATGGCAACTTGACCTAGcgtttttaggaacttaaaaattaatacatattcatcaaattaattttgatgaacaactccaattgaaataagtttgatGTAAATGAGACCAGATTATTTGGagaaatattccatgaaaaacCTCCCAAGACAAGTTTGAGATTTATCGCAAAACAGCCTGGGATTCAGTTTCATTCGGAAGTTAGATTCGACTCTCCTCCAAATGACCACCTATTGAGGTCAGACTTCAGGAAGTATTTTCTCCTACGAACTaataatttttgagggaaaaattacCTCGATCTCAAAGTAAGttaactgaaaaagaaaattcgtcgaaaaaaaaaatagtagcaaagaagaagaaaccctGTTCTCACTACCGTCACACCTAGCATCATAAGcaaagatgaaaaattgaatttcatatGACCTCCTtaaaacctaaaaatttcacaaaaatttaaattttatcctACTTTACTGACAcatttattctcatttttaacAATTAGGAAAGTGTTAAATTCCCGTCTTCCTACTAGATCGTGCAAGAAAAAGACAAGTCCACCtacttttcgttcaattttatCGTATTTAGagtgaaattctgaatttttgcaGGAgttgagtatgcaacccgcactaaaATTAAGCCAGCGGGCAACGTAACGAACTTATCAAcgattttgaatcaaaattgatcACGTTGTAGGTTTGATTTTGACTCTTGGGTTGGACTAGATTTATCCAAATGGACTTCAGATGGTTTAAAATAGAAATTCTGCTTAATTTCCCGCCCAAATATCCCTAATCTTTCGAGacatttgaattttcatgagattttaaGAAATTACACAGGTGAAAActtgagtacctttatagggagagtttGAACACGTcaatttatgtagctcttagggcccaaaagggcgacaacaggtaaaacgaaaatcaccagaaaagtgccgctgccaacctatgcatttgaaagattaatcaatatgaccgacagcgcattgtaaacaagcgtcttTAAGGAGTAAGACTTCGAAACTGAGAAAGTtcatgcgaaatcaaagttttatacatgcctctataatttttgatcagtgcaCCGGTGTAAAAGTATTATTATGAAACGACGGGTAGTAAGAATTGTGAAAATCAGTGCCGCTGGATAATTCGAATTCGTAGGTTGGCTGTCCTTTTGGGCTCTACAAGACCAAGTTACATGACCTGATCGAAcctaactttcaaattttcgacgTATTCATACCAGAGACaagtccatactctccctataaaggtgcTCCAGTGAAAATTATACATAATCCAGAGACAAGATACTCTCCACTAGTAtattggccatggtggaagcttttactttcgggacttcagcattctactgttgacttacctacatggttgatgttcaacaacgtgtaggcagtttcgttttgcaaacaagccgaaaatggccgacatttgggaaacttgtttggctcatgacgtcatccgaagctcatcatcgaccatgtaggtaagtcaacagccgaaaatagggtgatgactgttgctcgctaataattgtccataaggaattgttgaaaccccgaaagtaaaagcttccacctgtcgctaggaggccagtggagggtctcttgtctctgacatAATCTCGTAAGCGAAATTTCACGATACTTCTGAATACCAAAGAGGATCTCTTCTCTCCGACTTTCTGAGCGAGAAACCCCCGCGGAACGACTACGAGTTAGCGTCGTTCCTGGCGTCCTTGCCCTTGCCCTTCTTGAGGAGCTTGGAGTTCTTGGTCTCGGCCTCGAGCATCAACCCCAGGACCCTCTCCCGCAGCTCGGCCTGGATCTCCTTCACGTAGGACCGCGCCACGTCCCCCATGGACCTGAAGAACACGACGATGGGGTCCTCCTCCGCGTCCATCTTCCTCTTGAGGTTGACGGCGTGCCCGCGGACCGTCCGCCGCCGCTCGGTCGTGATGGACGTGTCCGACGACGTGAGCATCACCTGCGGCTCGTTGAAGAGGAGGAGATCGTCCTCGTTCGGGTCGTCCCACGTCGATTccgtcgccgcgccgccgccggtCGAGTAGCCGTTGACGTTGACGTTGACGTCCGAGGACGCGTCGAGCTTGGGGTCCGAGCTGGCCGTCGTGTCCATGCTCTGGTCGCCGTTGACCAGGACGTCCGGTTTGTCGGCGTCGTCCAGGAGGGCGTCCTCCGCGGCGGCGCCCGTCATCAGGTTGTAGGTCAGGCTCAGGTGGTAGTCCTGCCCGCCGGCCCGCAGCATCTCCTCCGTTATCACAGGGCTGGAAACGGGATTTGAAGTGCATTAACAACTAGGTCATGTCTTAGAGAGCAGGGTCCGTGACCAGAGACAGTTTATTTTAGGGACTCCCGCTATCATAGTGATCATGAGATCTATCTTGTGCATGGGTGTCTACCGTCAGTGAAAACCCGACAATATCAGAAAATTCGGTGTCATCAGAAAAATACTCGGAAAACTTTTCAGAATTCGATGTCTCAGAATCTAAAACTTTgtcttcattatttattttaaatcaaacgagcgtcaattggacgtatttctatcaaacggaactaagtgcacgAATATGGTGTCGAGTTCCTTTGCGTGAGTGAATATTAGAATCCCGTGATCAGCGCAACGTTGCCGTCCAGGAAAAACCGTCCCGCCGTACGCCGCCATAGATCCACAAGCATCTTGCCGAGGCTCATACCTGCATCAGTTGCACATAGTCGATAGAATGCCATATCTCGCTTTCCAATTCTCAAAGGAATCACGCACACTTCTGCTTCTTAGCACTTCCTCACACCATATGTCGCCTCCTAGgcctgtttgatagaaatgcgtccaatttagTCCTGCCtataaatcagaaaatttcgtctaaaatatcagaaaaaatgaggataatccaaaattaaattttaatagacacccttTATCGATCAAGGCTGAAGTCAAGTTAGAAGACCTCCTAACTCCTACCTTTGAGGCTTTTTTTCGCCCGATGATAATCGATGGTTGACAGGTGAAAATCTCCACATGTGTACAATGTGACAGTGTACACAAAGGCCCCCAAATATATCTAATGGATTCCGTAACATTTTGCCTCTCTACCAGCAGGTATTATTAAAAGCATGTTTGaaggtttttagtttttttccgcACATCATTTGAAGTTGATAAAACCTCTCTCAGACGTTCTGGAAGATTTTTAAAAGTGCTTGATTTTGCTAATGAAAACTCCTTGAAATCTAGGACCCTCTTTCATGCTGTAAAATGAGATCCTCTCAAAGATTCTTACGTATTTATCCGTAATCGCAAAACACGAATAGGCAGTTGTTATTGTAGCACTTATACTGCTTTGATGTTGAGGCTTATAGGTAGGATGTTTCCGGAAATACTTACTCTCTTGGTTTAATGAAGGCTTTGAGAAACGAAAGTTGCTCATAGTTTTTGAACCTAACGCAGGAAAAATCCTCCGTGATTTGACTTCTTTGGACTAATTTGTACTGCTTGGCGAAAGCATCTCTTAGAGTCCTCCATTTTGATTTACATTGAGGCACTGAAATGAAAGTACACAAGATTATTAGGTAATGTTCGTACCCCAAAGTTATCATAATATCTTGGCTTATTGTCGATTGATATCGCACGGAAAGATTTAAATTGCAACTCGCATGAAAAAATCCTGTTTgttgcattatttttttatatattttcaagATTGTTGGGAGTTCTCATAGTTAATGACACTTTAATTGAGATACACCAATAgaattatttcatattttttttttttttctgtaggaTTGCTATTAACAGAGGAAATTTCTGAGCcctatactgtcgtgctgaggataAACAttatatgaacattcgagagttgccaaattttcctgtgcgtttttgaggaaagttatggattgttttctttggattttccagatattttagatcaaattgcggaaataattgtctgaaaaatctgaaaaaaatatttacaattttccccgtaaattcgctttatattgaaggaaatatgacaacgcctgaaagctcatacgacgttcttccttaaaacGGCAGTGTAAGGCTGGAACCCTGATGATCTCTACAGCAGCTTTGCAGAGGTACTTGAGTAAGGGagtttggaagcgaattttcaATCGCAAAGTTGTACTTACTTGACAGATCTAATTCTTCGGCTATTTCACCCCAGATCTTGTCTCTTTTCTCTATATCCTTGTAATGCTCGTGGCCTGTGTCGTACAGCTGTGGGTGTTTGTGGACTAGTTCAATCAGCTGTCTCTCCAAAGGCGTGTTGTTCGTGCCTTTCGCTATTTTTTCCGGAACCTGCAACAGGTCAAGAGGTGGCACCGTATTAGAATTTTCATTCAGTGAGAAACTAGTACAATTCTATAAATCACTGTCAACATTTCGGTAACATGCGTTTCCTATTGCAACTTCAATGGTTTTCCAACATgatttctttcctctttttgaaAAGCTACGTGAAAAAATATGAGTGATGCCACTTGCACATTGCGATAGATGGCATTGTCTTCGTCTGCGCTGTACCTGTATCACGAAGtacggaaaaataaaatgtaaaattaaaagcaAGGATTTTAAATGATCTCGTACtaaagtagacaccctgttgcaTTGCCGCACCACGAAACAATGTGATGTATAATGGAACGGACAATTATTAGGAAAGGTCAGACAGCACTCAGACATGGAATTTATGATTCAAAatgcaaattctgatgtttacTCCTTTACATTACAAATTTTAAggtgtgaattttttaaaaaaaactttagaaGAGAACCCAATGAAAAACACTTCTAAACTTCAACGTTTTGTATTTATGTATCTGTCAACTTTTAAAGTCTCCACAACATATCCTACCCATCCGGTCGACGCGCTCTACTGTGTGACAGCTTGCTAAGACTGATAATTCGAGAGGATGTCATGTGGtctgctaccgtgctaaggaagaacgccgtatgagccttcagacgttgccaaatttccttcgataaaaaccgaatttaccgggacagttgtgaatatttttttccaaaattttcagacagttgcgttcgcaatttaatctaaaatatctgaaaatttcaaagaaaaatgtgcacgaatgtcgtcaaaaatacatgttttaccaagggaaatttggcaactctcgaatgatcatacggcgttcttccttagcatggcagcgcgGCAGCGTTGGGGAAGGGTGGTCCAGTGCACAATGGGGAGTCATTTACAGGAAGGGGAGCAGGAGCTTTCTGCCCTAATGAGTTGCGGGTCGCGAAGGGATGTCAGGAGAGGAGTCGTagaatccagtggcgtggcgtgaattgcgatgtatcgattgttatgccatttaaaactatggaaaaggatcgataaacagggtgttcgcagcgaacaccttaataatcgattctttaccacggcttcaaatgggggaatgtcgataatcgatcattcacgcctcgctactgattctaccagtggcgtggcgtgaattgcgatatatcgattgttatgccatttaaacctatggaaaaggatcgataaacagggtgttcgcagcgaacaccttaataatcgattctttaccttaggtttaaatggcataacaatcgatctatcgcaattcacgccacgccactggtagaaTCAGtagcgagacgtgaatgatcgataattgcccatttgaagccgtggtaaagaatcgactattaaggtgctcgttgcgaacaccatgtttatcgatccttttccataggtttaaatggcataacaatcgatatatcgcaattcacgccacgccactggtagaatcagtagcgaggcgtgaatgatcgattatcgacattccccccatttgaagccgtggtaaagaatcgactattaaggtgctcgttgcgaacaccatgtttatcgatccttttccataggtttaaatggcgatcaatcgatgtgtcgcaaagcacgccacgccactgcatagaATGAACCGTACTCTGCTTACCCAAGActttctttttatgtaatttcaATCAAACGGATTTGACCGGCCTAACTGCATCGCCCATTCTCTAAATgcctctttttcaattttctgcacGAAAACTTAGCCCCGtgaactatcaaaatttcccggTAATTTCCCCCAAAGTGGCAagaaaaaacgaacaaaattttaagacagGTCAATGCTTAGCCATAATCGGGTAACGTCTCATGTAGTTGCGCTGATTCTTGTTAGAAATCACGTAACTCAACCACAGTTTCTAAATGtctgctccaattttattttttcggagggAATCAGTTCAGTTTCATCCCTGGACATGTCTTTTGAATATCCCTcta
The genomic region above belongs to Bemisia tabaci chromosome 8, PGI_BMITA_v3 and contains:
- the LOC109034165 gene encoding uncharacterized protein — protein: MDLRAKRQVPEKIAKGTNNTPLERQLIELVHKHPQLYDTGHEHYKDIEKRDKIWGEIAEELDLSMPQCKSKWRTLRDAFAKQYKLVQRSQITEDFSCVRFKNYEQLSFLKAFIKPRDPVITEEMLRAGGQDYHLSLTYNLMTGAAAEDALLDDADKPDVLVNGDQSMDTTASSDPKLDASSDVNVNVNGYSTGGGAATESTWDDPNEDDLLLFNEPQVMLTSSDTSITTERRRTVRGHAVNLKRKMDAEEDPIVVFFRSMGDVARSYVKEIQAELRERVLGLMLEAETKNSKLLKKGKGKDARNDANS